The following nucleotide sequence is from Streptomyces xiamenensis.
GCGGCGGCGAGGGCGCCGACCTGTACGGCGCGGACGGCCGCCATCTCCACCAGCCCGCCCACCGGGTCACCGCCGTCGACACCGTCGGCGCGGGCGACGCCTTCTGCGCCGGATATCTGTCGGGCCTGCTGGACGGTCTGGAAACAGCGGAGCGGCTGGGCCGGGCGGGCACCGTCGCCGCGTTCACCGTCGCCGCGCACGGCGACTGGGAAGGGCTGCCGCACCGCGACGAACTCGCCCTCCTGCAGGCCCCGCCCGGCAGCGCCATCCGCTGATCCGGCGGACGGCGCCGCCGCGCCGGTTCAGCCGCGCAGCAGTGCGTTGCACTCCCGCTGGAGCGTGACGTCCTCCCACATCGTGTGCTGCGGGGCCGCGTTGGAGCACACCACCGCGCCCCAGGCGCCGGCCGCGGCCGACTCGGCCACCGCCAGCCGGCACAGCGCCGCCCCCACCGGGCCCTCCTCGAAGGTGCCCAGCCGCGGGGTGTAGCCGACCCAGCCCTCGCCGAAGACGAAGGGCACCCCGGTGTCGGCGGCCCAGTCCGCGGCGGCGGCGATCCAGGTCGTCAGCCGCTGTTCCATCGCGAGGCGGTGGACGGCGTACCGGTCGTACAGCCAGGCGTCGAAGCGCACCGGGTCGCACCAGTCGTGGACGTACACCTCACGCAGGCCCACCACGGTGGCCTCCAGCCGCCAGCGCTCCTGCGCAGGCGGTGCCCAGTCGGCCAGGTCGGGCGCGCCGGGACGCAGCAGTTCGCGCCGCGCCCGCTCCTGCGGGAAGTCCCGGGAGGCGTCGCGCAGGGCGAAGGTGTCCAGCAGTTCGTCCAGCACGCCGTACACATAGGGGTGGAAGACGGCGACATCGATGTCCCGGGGCACCCCGCGCAGCGATCCGACCGGGACCTGCGCGTAGTTGACGGTCACCATCCGGTCCGGGTGCCGGGTGCGGAAGCGCTCCAGCCCGCGTTCCAGGCGCGGGCGCAGCGCGACGACATGGTCCCCTTCCAGGCCCTCGGTGAGGAAGCCGGCCTGCACCTCGTTGTGGAGTTCGGTGAACGCGACGCGGTCGTCCAGGCCGTCGTGCGCGGCGAGGAAGGACAGCAGGTCGGCCAGCGCGTCGGCCAGTGCGGCGGGGCGCTCCTCGGGGTCGACGGCCATCAGGGCGTCGTACCAGGCGCGGTCGGCCGCGAAGGAGGCCGACTGCTGGTACTCCCAGGAGGAGAGGATGACGAAGCAGTCGTGCCGTCGGGCCGCCCGGAACAGTTCCAGCAGCTGCGCGCGGCCGTCGATCTCGGTCTCGGCGCGTACGTCGTACCAGCGCACCCGCTGGCCGTACTCCCCGCCCAGGGGGCCCAGGCGCAGCCGGCTGGTGTCGAGCCCCGAGCCGAACAGCAGATACGGCATGGCGCAGATCCGGACGGTGTTGTAGCCGCGCTCGACGGCCTCGGCGAAGGCGCGGTCCAGATCGGCGAAGGGCTCGCCGGGACCGGTGCGGGTGTACCAGCTGAAGTCCCACAGACTGATCGTCAGCGTCTCGGGGAGATGCGGCGGCCGGGGGAGGGGCATGGCAGGGGTCCTTTCGTGGCGCGGGTGCGGTGGTGCGGGGCTCAGTCGGCAGCCGTGCCGTGCGCCGTGAGGTCGGCCGGCAGCGTGAGGCGGTGGACGGGGACGAGTTCGGCGCTCTCCACGGTGGCGCGGGTGCGGGCGGCGGCCAGACCGGCGCGCGCGGAGGGATCGACGTACACCGCGCTGTCGGGGGCGAGCGGCAGGACGCGGATCTCGATCCCGTGCTCGGTGACCGCGTCGGCGAACCGGCGCAGTCCCAGCTCCCAGGCGGGTCCGTACCAGAAGTGGTCCGCCACCAGCCGGCCGCCGACGTAGGCGCGCGCCGCGTCACCGGTGTACGCCAGCCGCAGCAGTACCTCGCCCTCGCCGTCGAGGGCGTCGGCCGGGATCTCGATCCGGTGCACGGACGCCTCCTCGAAGTCCTCGTCGCGCGGCGCGGAGGCCCGGCCGTGGGGCCCGCCGGTGCGGGCGGGCGGGGCGAGGGCCTTGGACCGTACGGTTTCCACCGGGAGCGGGCGCGCGGGCGGAGCGCCCTCGCCGGGGGTGAGCGTCCGCCGGGTGAACCCGCCGGCCGTCAGCACCCGCACGGTGACCTCGGAGCGGCTGGTGTGCAGGCGCAGTTCCGGCCCGTCGGCCAGTACCGGCTCCTCGCACAGCACCAGCCGGTCGGTGCCGCCGATGCTCACCCGCTGGGCCAGCAGGGCCTGTTCGCCGGAGAGCACCAGCAGTCGTACCCGGCCGTGCGACCCGGTCACCGTCACCGCGGCCCGCGTCCCGGGCTCGGGCACGCTCACCACCGTGCCGTCGGGGGTGCGTTCCACGGTCACCGGGCCCGACACCTCGCAGCCGTCGGGCAGCGCGAACCGCGCGGTGATGCCGGCGGTGGCCGCGAAGACCGCGACGGGTGTGCCGTCGAGGTCCAGCCGGGCCACCGGCTGGGCGGTGGCCCACGTGACGCGCAGGCCGCCCCCCGCCTCGTACCCCAGCGGCCACGCGAAGTGCGCTCCGGAGGGGACGGTCACCTCCCGGTCGGGCACGCTGTGCGGCTGCCCGTCGAGGTGCACCCGGAACCGCACCCCGGTCCGGTCGGGCAGCGTCTCGTGCGGCTGGTGGTTGTTGACGAACAGAAAGCCGCTGCCGCCCGCCGCGCGCACCGCCCAGCGCAGCGAGGCGCGGTCATCCAGCCCGTCGGGCCCTTCGTCGGGCAGGTGCAGCGGCATGTCCGCCAGCGCGGCGCCGCTGTCCCGGATCAGCAGATGCTGCAGCCGCAGCGCGGCGAACGACGGCCGGACCTGCCCGTACTCCCCGAGCGGCGCCTGGAAGTCGTAGTTCACGGCCGGCAGGTCGTTGGGGTAGCCGGTGTCCTGCGACTCCTGGTTGGGCAGTGCCTGGCCCAGCCGCTGGGAGCAGCCGTGGTAGAGGTAGTAGCCCTGCCACACCGAGCCGCTGCCGAGCTTGGTCAGGGCGAGTGCGGAGACGTCGGCGGCGGGCACCAGGGGGCGCCGGTGGTAGGCGATCGCCATGCCGCCGCCCAGCTCACAGGTCGCGTACGGATAGCGGCGGTCATCGGGCCCGGTGCCGGCCGGGGCGCACGAGCGCAGGTCGGCACCGATGGCGTGGTCGTCACGGATGGCGCTGAAGAAGTAGTGCCGCCGCATGTCGCGGGCCCAGCCCTCGTGCGCGTCCTCCCAGAACGCCTCGGGGTAGCCGCCGTACAGCGGCAGCAGCACATCGGCCGGAAGGTCGGCGGCGCCCCAGGCGGTCGCCGTCCACAGCGGGGCGTGGATGCCCACCCGCTCGGCCAGGGCGCGCAGCGTCCGCAGGTGCCCCGGCTGGTCGTACAGCTCGTTCTCCACCTGGATGGCCACCACCGGCCCGCCGTCGTCGTACGACAGGCCGCGCAGCTCGTGTGCGATGCGCCGGTAGTACCGCTCCACGAGCGTCAGATAGCGCGGGTCGTCGGTGCGGGGGACGCACGGGGTGTCGGCCAGCCAGTCGGGGAAGCCGCCGTTGCGGCATTCGCCGTGCGACCAGGGGCCGACGCGGACCACCGCGTGCAGCCCCAGGCGGGCGCACTCGTTCAGGAAGCGCCGCAGGTCCAGGTCGCCGTCGAAGCGCAGGGCGCCGCGCCGCTCCTCGTGCTGGTTCCAGAAGAGGTAGGTGGCGACGACGTCGATCCCGCCGGCCCGGATCTTCAGCAGTTCCTCGCGCCAGTCGGCGGCCGGATAGCGGCTGAAGTGGAACTCTCCCATGACCGGCAGCCAGGGCTCGGCACCGCGCAGCAGCTTGCGGCCGTCGGCGGTCAGCGGCGCGCGCGTGCCCGCGCGGCTGCCCATCGGCAGATGGCCGGCCGGCGGGGCGGGGAGGTCCTGGGTGTGCAGCGTCAGCATGACGGGCGGCTCCGTTGGCGCGGCGGGAGAGGGTCGGTTCATCGTCCGGGCGGCCCGGATCTCTGTCAAGATGTATTCATAAATAATGCTCACGGTAGACTCGGCCGCCCCGCGGCGGGAGAGGCCCGCCCCAACACGTCGGCGGGGCCGTCCGGTTCCCCCGGCGGACCCGGCCACCCGAGGAGAACCGCATGGCGTCCTACTCCGGCCGCGGTGTGCACGGACAGGTCGTGCACACCCTGGGCGCCCGCATCATCGGCGGTGAGATCGCCGAGGGCGAGACCCTGGACATCGGCGCCCTGGGCGCCGAACTCGACGTGAGCCTGACCGTCATGCGCGAGGCGCTCAAGGTCCTGGCGGGCAAGGGACTGACCGACGCGCGGCAGAAGCGCGGCACCTACGTCAGGGAACGGACGCACTGGAACCTGCTCGACGCGGATGTGATCGGCTGGCGCATGGAGACGGGCGACGGCACCCAACTGCTGCGCGACCTCGCCGATGTGCGCGCCATCGTCGAACCGGCGGCGGCGCACCGGGCCGCCCTGCACCGCACGGACGCCGATCTGGCCGCGCTGGAGAGCGCACTGGAGGCCATGGGGGAGGCGCGGCAGGACTCCGCCGCCGCCGAGGCGGACACGGCGTTCCACCGGGCGCTGCTCGCCGCCACCGGCAACGAACTGCTGCGGCGGATGGACATGCTGCTGGAGCCGGGGCTGCGCGAACGCGACCGCATGGTCCACGCGCACGCCGACGTCGATGACCCCGTCCCCAGCCACCGCGCGGTGCTCGACGCCGTACGCGAGGGCGATCCCGCCCGCGCCGAGGCCGCCATGCTGGACCTGCTCGCCAAGGCCGCCCAGGACAGCGACCACCTCGCCCGCAGCCGGACGCGCGCCCGTGCCCGTACCCGGACCGGGGGCTGAGCCACGCCCGGGGGCGCGGGGTCACTCCCGCAGACCGTAGAAGCCCATCGGCGAGTGCGGGACGAAGCCGATGCGCGGGTACACCGGCGTGCCGGCGGCCGTCGCGTGCAGCGTGGCGCGGGTGAGCCCGGTGGCCCGCGCCCCTTCGTACAGCGCCTTGCGGGTCACCGCCTCGCCGTACCCCCGGCGCTGCCACCGCGGATCCGTGGCCACCAGCAGGACGAACAGCCGGCCCGCCGCCTCGACGGTGGCCGCGCACGCCACCGGGACGTCACCGCGCAGCGCCAGATACGCGTGCACCCCGCTCGTCCACAGCGCGGAGCCGGCCAGGCCGTCCCGGCCGTCCTCCAGCGGGAAGCCGTACCCACGGGAGTTGAGGTCCGCGTAGGACTCCAGCTGCGCGGCGGTGGTCACCCGGGCGAACGTCAGATCGGGGTGGGAGGGCTCGGGGATCGGCAGCAGATCCCCGGCCATCGCCGTCCCCGGGAAGGCGTACCGCAGACCGGCACGCTCGGCC
It contains:
- a CDS encoding cellulase-like family protein, coding for MPLPRPPHLPETLTISLWDFSWYTRTGPGEPFADLDRAFAEAVERGYNTVRICAMPYLLFGSGLDTSRLRLGPLGGEYGQRVRWYDVRAETEIDGRAQLLELFRAARRHDCFVILSSWEYQQSASFAADRAWYDALMAVDPEERPAALADALADLLSFLAAHDGLDDRVAFTELHNEVQAGFLTEGLEGDHVVALRPRLERGLERFRTRHPDRMVTVNYAQVPVGSLRGVPRDIDVAVFHPYVYGVLDELLDTFALRDASRDFPQERARRELLRPGAPDLADWAPPAQERWRLEATVVGLREVYVHDWCDPVRFDAWLYDRYAVHRLAMEQRLTTWIAAAADWAADTGVPFVFGEGWVGYTPRLGTFEEGPVGAALCRLAVAESAAAGAWGAVVCSNAAPQHTMWEDVTLQRECNALLRG
- a CDS encoding beta-galactosidase, producing the protein MLTLHTQDLPAPPAGHLPMGSRAGTRAPLTADGRKLLRGAEPWLPVMGEFHFSRYPAADWREELLKIRAGGIDVVATYLFWNQHEERRGALRFDGDLDLRRFLNECARLGLHAVVRVGPWSHGECRNGGFPDWLADTPCVPRTDDPRYLTLVERYYRRIAHELRGLSYDDGGPVVAIQVENELYDQPGHLRTLRALAERVGIHAPLWTATAWGAADLPADVLLPLYGGYPEAFWEDAHEGWARDMRRHYFFSAIRDDHAIGADLRSCAPAGTGPDDRRYPYATCELGGGMAIAYHRRPLVPAADVSALALTKLGSGSVWQGYYLYHGCSQRLGQALPNQESQDTGYPNDLPAVNYDFQAPLGEYGQVRPSFAALRLQHLLIRDSGAALADMPLHLPDEGPDGLDDRASLRWAVRAAGGSGFLFVNNHQPHETLPDRTGVRFRVHLDGQPHSVPDREVTVPSGAHFAWPLGYEAGGGLRVTWATAQPVARLDLDGTPVAVFAATAGITARFALPDGCEVSGPVTVERTPDGTVVSVPEPGTRAAVTVTGSHGRVRLLVLSGEQALLAQRVSIGGTDRLVLCEEPVLADGPELRLHTSRSEVTVRVLTAGGFTRRTLTPGEGAPPARPLPVETVRSKALAPPARTGGPHGRASAPRDEDFEEASVHRIEIPADALDGEGEVLLRLAYTGDAARAYVGGRLVADHFWYGPAWELGLRRFADAVTEHGIEIRVLPLAPDSAVYVDPSARAGLAAARTRATVESAELVPVHRLTLPADLTAHGTAAD
- a CDS encoding FadR/GntR family transcriptional regulator, whose amino-acid sequence is MASYSGRGVHGQVVHTLGARIIGGEIAEGETLDIGALGAELDVSLTVMREALKVLAGKGLTDARQKRGTYVRERTHWNLLDADVIGWRMETGDGTQLLRDLADVRAIVEPAAAHRAALHRTDADLAALESALEAMGEARQDSAAAEADTAFHRALLAATGNELLRRMDMLLEPGLRERDRMVHAHADVDDPVPSHRAVLDAVREGDPARAEAAMLDLLAKAAQDSDHLARSRTRARARTRTGG
- a CDS encoding GNAT family N-acetyltransferase, translating into MEQLAVVWRAMALDRDPDADVRDLPGLAVRWADSRFAFWNCVTLTEADAGAELLARRLAQAADIMRAKRRPGFLWLFEDLLAEEARGTLAAAAERAGLRYAFPGTAMAGDLLPIPEPSHPDLTFARVTTAAQLESYADLNSRGYGFPLEDGRDGLAGSALWTSGVHAYLALRGDVPVACAATVEAAGRLFVLLVATDPRWQRRGYGEAVTRKALYEGARATGLTRATLHATAAGTPVYPRIGFVPHSPMGFYGLRE